One region of Oryza sativa Japonica Group chromosome 10, ASM3414082v1 genomic DNA includes:
- the LOC4349091 gene encoding CDPK-related kinase 3: MGQCYARNVPVDGEGGGGVVTTTTTTTISVSASAAGEEVEVGRGGGGGGGRRSGRPSPAGTPRRRGATPARSSVAGSPWAGSPLPEGIAPSPAPSATTPRRFFRRPFPPPSPAKHIKASLARRLGQRSPATAQAQQAAKPPAEVPIPEHGGGGGAAAGEVERELDKSFGYDRHFAAKYELGKEVGRGHFGHTCLARARKGDMRGQLLAVKVISKAKMTTAISIEDVRREVKILKALSGHSNLVKFYDACEDALNVYIIMELCEGGELLDRILSRGGRYTEEDAKVIVEQILNVVSFCHLQGVVHRDLKPENFLFSTRDDHSPMKIIDFGLSDFIRPDERLNDIVGSAYYVAPEVLHRSYSTEADMWSIGVITYILLCGSRPFWARTESGIFRSVLRADPNFDDAPWSSISPEAKDFVKRLLNKDYRKRMTAAQALSHPWLRDECRPIPLDMLVFKLIKAYLRSTPFKRAALKALSRAITEDELIYIRAQYNLLEPSSTDGRLCIENFRMALLQNSTDAMKESRALDILNALEPLAYRRMDFEEFRAATISPYQLEALSRWEEIAGTAFEYFEQEGNRPITIEELAQEMNLSSAAYSIVRDWIRPADGKLSFLGYTKFLHGLTMRSSNARRHH, from the exons ATGGGGCAGTGTTACGCGAGGAACGTGCCGGTGgatggggaggggggaggaggggtggtgacgacgacgacgacgacgaccatctcggtgagcgcgtcggcggcgggggaggaggtggaggtggggagagggggaggagggggaggagggaggaggagcgggaggccgtcgccggcggggacgccgaggaggaggggggcgacgccggcgaggtcgtcggtGGCGGGGAGCCCGTGGGCGGGGAGCCCGCTCCCCGAGGGCATCGCACCGTCGCCTGCGCCGTCGGCGACCACGCCGAGGCGGTTCTTCAGGCGGCcgttcccgccgccgtcgccggcgaagcACATCAAGGCGTCCCTCGCGCGCCGCCTCGGGCAGCGGTCGCCGGCCACGGCCCAGGCGCAGCAGGCCGCGAAGCCGCCCGCCGAGGTCCCGATCCCGGAGcacgggggcgggggcggcgccgccgccggggaggtgGAGCGGGAGCTCGACAAGAGCTTCGGCTATGACCGCCACTTCGCCGCCAAGTACGAGCTGGGGAAGGAGGTGGGTCGCGGCCACTTCGGCCACACCTGCCTCGCGCGTGCCCGCAAGGGCGACATGAGAGGCCAACTCCTCGCTGTCAAGGTCATCTCCAAAGCCAAG ATGACAACAGCAATATCAATTGAGGATGTGCGTAGAGAGGTGAAAATTCTGAAGGCTTTATCTGGGCATTCGAATCTTGTCAAATTTTATGATGCATGTGAGGATGCCCTTAATGTCTACATAATCATGGA GTTATGTGAAGGTGGGGAGTTATTGGACAGAATTTTGTCCAG AGGTGGGAGATACACTGAGGAAGATGCTAAAGTTATCGTTGAACAAATATTAAATGTTGTTTCTTTCTGCCATCTTCAAGGCGTTGTTCACCGTGATTTGAAGCCAGAG AATTTCCTATTCAGCACTAGAGATGACCATTCACCTATGAAGATCATCGACTTTGGACTTTCTGATTTTATACGGCCAG ATGAAAGATTAAATGATATTGTTGGTAGTGCATACTATGTTGCTCCAGAAGTCCTACATAGGTCATATAGCACGGAAGCAGACATGTGGAGTATTGGTGTTATCACTTATATCTTGCTGTGCGGTAGCAGACCATTCTGGGCACGAACTGAATCAGGCATTTTCCGCTCAGTGCTGAGAGCTGATCCTAATTTTGATGATGCACCGTGGTCTTCAATATCTCCTGAAGCCAAAGATTTTGTCAAAAGACTTCTTAACAAGGATTACAGAAAAAGAATGACTGCTGCCCAGGCACTCT CTCACCCCTGGTTGCGAGATGAGTGCCGACCGATCCCTTTGGATATGCTAGTTTTTAAGTTGATTAAGGCATATCTTCGCTCTACACCTTTCAAGCGAGCGGCATTGAAG GCTCTGTCCAGAGCAATAACAGAAGATGAGCTTATCTACATCAGAGCACAGTACAACTTGCTAGAACCAAGTAGTACAGATGGTCGACTATGCATTGAAAACTTCAGGATG GCTCTTTTACAAAACTCTACAGATGCTATGAAGGAATCCAGAGCCCTTGATATCTTGAATGCG TTGGAGCCACTTGCCTACAGAAGAATGGACTTTGAGGAGTTCCGGGCGGCGACAATCAGTCCTTACCAACTTGAGGCTTTATCACGGTGGGAAGAAATAGCTGGCACTGCGTTTGAGTACTTTGAGCAGGAAGGCAACCGTCCCATCACAATTGAGGAGCTGGCACAG GAGATGAATCTTTCTTCCGCGGCGTATTCTATCGTCCGTGACTGGATTAGACCGGCTGATGGCAAGCTTAGCTTTCTAGGTTATACCAAATTTTTGCATGGATTGACGATGCGAAGTAGCAACGCGAGGCGGCACCATTAA